Below is a genomic region from Candidatus Obscuribacterales bacterium.
TGTGCGGATCGCGAATCGTACCAAGAAATACTCCCGGCACTCCATCAACGTATCTTTCAACAGTAAATCCGGCGACAATTTCATTTAGGGTCATTGTTGAGCCCCAGGGCAACATAACTGTGCGGCTGAATGGGTGCTCGAGTTGAGCAAGACCAATTGCCTTAAGCACAATTGCCGTCATTGTAATTTTGCAACCGCGCTTTTCATATTCTTTGCGCAAATTCTCTGCCCAGGTCATATCCACATCAAGAAATAACGTAGCAGCCGGCACAGCACCGCTGGCAATATGGATAACATCCAATATGCCCCCGCGCGCGCGCGGCATGCCGGAGATGTGATAACGTCCAGAACTGGAAACTTTATTGTTCATTTGACCTCAGCCGCAAAAAAAACCTGTAACCGCCAAAAACATACAATGACAACTTATACTACCATTTTGAGTCCGTCGTCGCTCGCATCCCCTTCTCATATCTTACAGCCCACTAATAAACATGAGTGTAAACCAGAACGAATTGTTCCCGAATATTCCCCCACTGCTTATTAAGGGAATTGAAGAATTTAATAGCCAGAGCTATTTTGACTGTCACGAGACCCTGGAAACCCTTTGGGGCACTCAAAATGGGGCAGAAAAGCTCTTAAGTCAGGCAATTATCCAGTTTGCCGTTGCCTACTACCACTGGCGGCGCTTAAATTTTCAAGGAGCTGAGAGCCTATTTAAGCGTGGACTATCGAAAATTGAGCAAGCAAAAATCGACCAGACGGCATCTTCTGCTTACCCGATTGATATTCAAGACCTAGTAGATCAAATAGTAAGCGATATGCCAATAGTGATTGCGGGGAAAACACTAACCAAATTCCCGGTGATAAGATTTCTGTAGGCGTCACCTACATGAGTCATAAATGAGTAAAGAACAACCACTAATACTAGTGGTCGATAGCGAATCCGAAAGTCTCGATCATCTAACTGCGCTGCTAAAGCAATCCGGCTACAACACGATTACTGCGC
It encodes:
- a CDS encoding DUF309 domain-containing protein — protein: MSVNQNELFPNIPPLLIKGIEEFNSQSYFDCHETLETLWGTQNGAEKLLSQAIIQFAVAYYHWRRLNFQGAESLFKRGLSKIEQAKIDQTASSAYPIDIQDLVDQIVSDMPIVIAGKTLTKFPVIRFL